The Chryseobacterium aureum genome contains a region encoding:
- a CDS encoding 1-acyl-sn-glycerol-3-phosphate acyltransferase, whose product MSKFDEIRYFYDQEVNERLGAIAHDPMMKALMNFTFPDTDEQVWLEQFRDVHSISDFQHQFVAYAVRQILAKSSEGLTTSGFDKLDKNTPYLFISNHRDIVLDTSLLNLVLLEGGYIMTASAIGDNLVRKKFLNVLAKLNRNFLVQRGLPLREQLKSSQTMSEYIHELLHQENRSVWIAQREGRTKDGNDSTQQGVLKMLAMAAGDQSVTDYFKTLKIVPISISYEYDPTDSLKMPQLLAQHREEEYIKGKNEDFTNILSGILGQKKRIHLHAGEVLDKELDDIAATIDNKNKQLQAIAQVIDRSIISNYKLWPTKYIAYDLLHNTNTYTSEYTEQEKQLFVRRLEMRIDPSDPVSKECFLAMYANPLVNKLKLAKDF is encoded by the coding sequence ATGTCGAAGTTTGATGAAATCCGGTATTTCTATGATCAGGAAGTGAATGAGAGATTAGGGGCTATTGCCCATGATCCTATGATGAAAGCGCTGATGAATTTTACGTTTCCTGATACGGATGAGCAGGTATGGCTTGAACAGTTCAGAGATGTTCACTCTATCAGTGATTTTCAGCATCAGTTTGTAGCTTATGCGGTTCGCCAGATCCTTGCAAAAAGTTCTGAAGGCTTAACGACTTCCGGTTTCGATAAACTGGATAAAAATACCCCTTACCTTTTCATTTCGAATCACAGGGATATTGTTCTGGACACTTCACTGCTAAATCTGGTATTGCTGGAAGGAGGCTATATCATGACAGCTTCGGCCATTGGTGATAATCTTGTCCGCAAAAAATTCTTAAATGTACTGGCTAAACTGAACAGAAACTTTTTAGTACAGAGAGGCCTGCCCCTTCGTGAACAGCTTAAGAGTTCGCAGACAATGTCTGAATATATCCATGAACTGCTTCATCAGGAAAACCGTTCCGTATGGATTGCCCAGCGTGAAGGCCGTACAAAAGACGGCAACGATTCTACCCAGCAAGGTGTTTTGAAAATGCTTGCCATGGCGGCGGGAGATCAATCTGTGACAGATTATTTTAAGACGTTAAAGATTGTTCCCATCTCTATTTCCTATGAGTATGATCCTACAGATTCTCTGAAGATGCCTCAATTGCTGGCTCAGCACAGAGAGGAAGAATACATCAAGGGGAAAAATGAGGATTTCACCAACATCCTCAGTGGAATTTTAGGACAAAAGAAACGCATTCACCTCCATGCCGGAGAGGTCCTGGATAAGGAACTGGATGACATTGCAGCCACTATTGACAACAAGAACAAACAGCTGCAGGCGATAGCTCAGGTGATTGACCGCTCCATTATCAGCAATTATAAGCTCTGGCCTACCAAATACATCGCTTATGACCTGCTCCACAATACAAATACCTACACCTCTGAATATACAGAACAGGAAAAACAATTGTTTGTCCGCAGACTTGAAATGCGTATTGATCCCTCCGATCCCGTTTCTAAAGAATGTTTCTTGGCCATGTACGCTAATCCTTTGGTAAATAAACTGAAGCTTGCAAAAGACTTTTAA
- a CDS encoding alpha/beta fold hydrolase translates to MSTTLKFSKKLVSVISFFTFMGLGVLKAQINHSNEKDQVNTAARSAFQNTKKIRAGLLDVGYAETGPENGKPVILLHGWPYDIHSFEQSSAILAEKGYRVLVPYLRGFGTTTFVSPNTKRNGQQSAVALDIIAFMDALKIDKAIIGGFDWGARTADIMAALWPERCTGLVAVSGYLIGSPKANEKPLAPNAEFLWWYQYYFSTERGYKGYKTNTVAFNKLIWKTASPKWAFDDQTYERSARAFNNPDHVEIVIHNYRWRLGLAKGEKQYDALESKLAESPSIKVPTVTLEGDANGAAFPPPERYVSRYTGKYAHHTLTGGIGHNLPQEAPQAFADAIAEVDSMSQSK, encoded by the coding sequence ATGAGCACTACATTAAAATTCAGTAAAAAATTAGTATCCGTTATTTCCTTCTTTACTTTTATGGGATTGGGGGTATTAAAAGCACAGATTAATCATTCTAATGAAAAAGATCAGGTAAATACAGCTGCCAGATCTGCTTTTCAGAATACGAAGAAAATCAGAGCCGGATTATTGGATGTAGGGTATGCAGAAACAGGCCCTGAAAACGGAAAACCTGTTATCCTTCTTCACGGATGGCCCTATGATATCCATAGTTTTGAACAGTCTTCTGCTATTCTTGCAGAAAAAGGTTACCGGGTCTTAGTGCCTTATTTAAGAGGTTTTGGCACCACTACCTTTGTTTCCCCTAACACAAAACGTAATGGCCAGCAGAGCGCTGTTGCATTGGATATTATTGCTTTTATGGATGCCTTGAAAATAGATAAAGCAATTATTGGCGGTTTTGACTGGGGTGCAAGAACTGCGGATATCATGGCTGCACTGTGGCCGGAGCGCTGCACTGGCCTGGTGGCTGTAAGCGGATATTTAATCGGAAGTCCGAAAGCCAATGAAAAACCGCTGGCTCCCAATGCCGAGTTTTTATGGTGGTATCAGTACTATTTTTCAACTGAAAGAGGATATAAAGGATATAAAACCAATACTGTGGCATTTAATAAATTAATCTGGAAAACTGCCTCGCCAAAATGGGCGTTTGATGATCAAACCTATGAACGCTCTGCCAGAGCATTCAATAATCCTGATCATGTTGAGATTGTGATCCATAACTACCGTTGGCGTTTGGGATTGGCGAAAGGAGAAAAACAATATGATGCGCTAGAATCAAAGTTGGCGGAGTCTCCTTCCATAAAAGTTCCAACGGTTACTTTGGAAGGTGATGCAAACGGAGCCGCGTTTCCGCCACCGGAGCGTTATGTTTCCAGATATACAGGGAAATATGCCCATCATACGCTAACGGGAGGAATTGGACATAATTTACCACAGGAAGCTCCCCAGGCATTTGCAGATGCCATTGCAGAAGTTGATTCCATGTCGCAATCCAAATAG
- a CDS encoding GNAT family N-acetyltransferase, whose product MIREIKEKDDPRLIEIWESAVVNTHDFLTNEDFAYYKKQLPVYFQHVTMRGFEHEGILVGFIGVAEGNLEMLFVDNKYRGTGIGKKLTAYAISDLQVTQVDVNEQNIQAVGFYQYIGFKIVKRSERDGEGKEYPVLHMQL is encoded by the coding sequence ATGATCAGAGAAATTAAGGAAAAAGATGATCCACGTTTGATAGAGATCTGGGAAAGTGCAGTGGTGAATACGCATGATTTTCTTACCAATGAAGACTTTGCTTATTATAAAAAACAACTTCCGGTTTATTTTCAGCATGTTACCATGCGAGGGTTTGAACATGAAGGTATTTTAGTCGGATTTATTGGAGTTGCGGAAGGAAATCTTGAAATGTTGTTTGTTGATAACAAATACCGGGGAACCGGAATAGGAAAGAAATTGACAGCCTATGCGATATCAGATTTACAGGTAACTCAAGTAGATGTGAATGAGCAAAATATCCAGGCCGTAGGTTTTTACCAGTATATAGGTTTCAAAATAGTAAAAAGATCCGAACGGGACGGAGAAGGCAAAGAATATCCTGTTCTGCATATGCAATTATAA
- a CDS encoding Crp/Fnr family transcriptional regulator has product MLLEKLLEEFNVDFNPFSLEESSLFDQYFEQILVKKNTFLVKEGETEKYSYFVFEGLLRCWIINHKGDEQTFWFSKEGSFSLSNISFTLQEKSAFNVQTIVDCVLYRIDKKKAAELYSVIPGLKAVFDDLTAILLNKILNRNIDLIKYSPEQYYLHMIHEYGILLNYIPLKDIASYLGITPQALSRIRKRIF; this is encoded by the coding sequence ATGCTTTTAGAAAAATTACTTGAAGAGTTTAATGTAGATTTCAATCCCTTTAGTTTGGAGGAATCTTCCCTGTTCGATCAGTATTTCGAGCAGATCTTAGTCAAAAAAAATACATTTCTGGTTAAAGAAGGAGAAACTGAGAAGTACAGTTATTTTGTTTTTGAAGGTCTGTTACGTTGTTGGATAATTAATCATAAAGGAGATGAGCAAACGTTTTGGTTTAGTAAGGAAGGGAGCTTTTCATTGTCGAATATATCATTTACGCTACAGGAAAAATCTGCCTTTAATGTACAGACCATTGTAGACTGCGTTCTCTACAGGATAGACAAAAAAAAGGCAGCAGAACTCTATTCTGTTATCCCCGGATTAAAAGCCGTTTTTGATGACCTCACTGCCATTTTACTTAATAAAATCCTGAACAGAAATATTGACCTGATTAAATATTCCCCGGAACAGTATTATCTGCATATGATCCATGAATATGGTATCCTGTTAAATTACATTCCTCTAAAAGATATAGCCTCCTATCTGGGGATAACTCCACAGGCATTGAGCAGAATACGTAAACGCATTTTTTAA
- a CDS encoding serine hydrolase, whose product MTKLTPIFIYFSAIFFSTAHAQIKNTDPLYTTILSKDSLFFSGGYNTCNISLMESMLSNRFEFYHDKGGFEEKEKFITDFKNGLCKSPETYQLKRVLVNKSTEIYPMYKDGKIYAAIQNGDHLFYEKIENQAEKLVGEAKFTHLWLLENNQWKLKNSLSFDHHPKQTTDHETMFDNDQSMQSWLNENNIPALGLGIIEGGKLQQVKVFGETKKGFSAPRNACFNVASLTKPVTAMVALHLVSLGKWKLDEPLDAYWTDPDLISDPRHKKLTTRMILSHQTGFPNWRWMNADKKLNFQFDPGTKYQYSGEGFEYLRKALEKKFGKSLDQLAKELIFQPLRMKDTNYIWDQNTDESRFVTGYNDKKEAYPIEKNTAPNAADDLHTTIEDYGNFMVSVMKGKNLKSEVFREMIRKQVKVKENKYFGLGFEIYDLGNDKYALSHGGADKGTRCIAIILPDSGKGIIIFTNIDDGYKVYEKLVLHYLGEEGKKIVEIETQ is encoded by the coding sequence ATGACAAAGCTTACCCCTATTTTCATTTATTTCTCTGCTATATTCTTTAGCACAGCCCACGCACAAATCAAAAATACAGATCCGCTTTATACAACAATTCTATCAAAAGACAGTCTGTTTTTTTCAGGAGGTTACAATACCTGTAACATCAGCCTGATGGAAAGCATGCTAAGCAACAGATTTGAATTTTATCACGATAAAGGCGGCTTTGAGGAGAAAGAAAAATTCATCACCGATTTTAAGAACGGATTATGCAAATCCCCGGAAACCTATCAGCTAAAAAGAGTTTTGGTCAATAAAAGTACTGAGATTTATCCCATGTATAAAGATGGTAAAATATATGCAGCCATTCAGAATGGTGATCATCTGTTTTATGAAAAGATAGAAAATCAAGCTGAAAAATTAGTTGGTGAGGCAAAATTTACCCACTTGTGGTTGCTGGAAAATAATCAGTGGAAGCTTAAAAATTCATTGAGTTTTGATCATCACCCGAAACAGACCACCGATCATGAAACTATGTTTGACAATGATCAGTCGATGCAGAGCTGGCTGAACGAAAATAATATACCTGCGCTGGGATTAGGAATTATTGAAGGAGGAAAACTGCAGCAGGTAAAAGTTTTTGGGGAAACGAAAAAAGGATTTTCGGCTCCACGTAATGCCTGTTTTAATGTAGCTTCTCTCACTAAGCCGGTTACAGCAATGGTAGCCTTACATTTGGTAAGTTTGGGAAAATGGAAACTGGATGAACCTTTAGATGCTTATTGGACAGATCCTGACCTCATCAGCGATCCGAGACATAAAAAACTCACAACCAGAATGATTCTGAGCCACCAAACCGGTTTTCCCAACTGGAGATGGATGAATGCTGACAAAAAGCTGAACTTCCAGTTTGATCCCGGTACAAAATATCAATATTCAGGAGAAGGATTTGAATATCTTCGGAAGGCGCTCGAAAAAAAGTTTGGAAAATCACTGGATCAGCTGGCAAAAGAACTTATTTTTCAGCCTCTGAGAATGAAAGATACGAACTATATCTGGGATCAGAATACCGATGAATCAAGATTTGTAACAGGATATAATGACAAGAAGGAAGCTTACCCAATAGAAAAAAATACAGCACCCAATGCCGCAGATGATCTGCATACTACAATAGAAGATTATGGAAATTTTATGGTCAGTGTCATGAAAGGAAAAAATCTGAAATCTGAGGTATTCCGGGAAATGATAAGAAAACAGGTAAAAGTGAAAGAAAATAAGTATTTCGGGCTGGGGTTTGAAATTTATGATCTGGGAAATGATAAGTATGCTTTATCACATGGCGGAGCAGATAAGGGGACAAGGTGTATTGCCATTATACTGCCTGATTCAGGAAAGGGAATTATCATTTTTACCAATATTGACGACGGTTACAAAGTCTATGAAAAACTGGTGCTTCATTATCTTGGAGAAGAAGGAAAAAAGATTGTGGAAATTGAAACCCAATAA
- a CDS encoding helix-turn-helix domain-containing protein, whose translation MSKLKAIREQKNLTQEELSEKSKISVRTIQRIEAGTEPKGHTRKVLAMTLEVEENALLEEIPQITPETDEVQASAEEQSVPINYSYIKIINLSSLLFTLLPPLNIFVPLILMFTMKQQNTLARQIISVQMIWTVMAPIVFMLGIFLKFGKQFTLILMILIVLSNIFIILRNAAEIDRNKKLYFKLKFSMI comes from the coding sequence ATGTCCAAGCTAAAAGCCATAAGAGAACAAAAGAATCTGACTCAGGAAGAGTTATCAGAAAAATCAAAGATTTCTGTAAGAACCATTCAAAGGATAGAAGCAGGAACAGAGCCCAAAGGACATACACGCAAAGTTCTGGCGATGACATTGGAAGTAGAGGAGAATGCCTTGCTGGAAGAGATCCCGCAAATCACTCCGGAAACAGATGAGGTTCAGGCATCAGCAGAAGAACAGTCAGTTCCCATCAACTATTCTTATATTAAAATTATCAATCTTTCATCATTACTGTTTACCCTTCTGCCTCCGCTGAATATTTTCGTTCCGCTGATCCTGATGTTTACCATGAAACAGCAGAATACTCTGGCAAGACAGATTATTTCCGTTCAGATGATATGGACTGTGATGGCACCCATTGTATTTATGCTGGGAATCTTTTTAAAGTTTGGAAAACAGTTTACACTGATTCTTATGATCCTGATTGTCCTCTCCAATATTTTTATCATTCTTAGAAATGCAGCTGAAATTGACAGAAATAAAAAACTCTATTTCAAACTGAAATTCAGCATGATATAA
- a CDS encoding TULIP family P47-like protein codes for MATVMTQGWDLVAVATQTLLNELIQVAYNDNLFPSSANVTLSGITFDGTFGVPTANLNPSQSSGTNSMASIEVPISGTLTSSGESHTIPPGSTLLIVSNLSYVSITLDGTSAVRLYLDLASALATYTVSIQPPQGWVAILNGIIQYYLQDVYTGGSYYLGTVNMEGVPAAVLPTGNVYFATQPNTSDASSNILALVANTSTGSPGTLNFAGGPALLPSDQSAALYISNRCILNNMLLPVLATQLNTTAGSFTVTGNSSTPYTVSLNTSVKLDGEYNPKLTSMNNYVNNSGQIQSDYGAVGYPISAFSSLIWINVSGHIYLTPTLSGQTISFGVDAPSGSGSAALSPGGWAIVGALIIATFGTLGACVAAVVAIVVPIVVTQLKFNISMSQVGANIGSASTSFNWPAASIAPLTGVTLPGDLILYVDPQV; via the coding sequence ATGGCAACAGTAATGACCCAGGGATGGGACCTTGTAGCAGTAGCAACACAGACATTGCTTAATGAACTCATTCAAGTCGCTTATAACGATAATCTTTTTCCCAGCAGTGCCAATGTAACATTATCCGGAATAACCTTCGACGGAACTTTCGGTGTACCTACAGCCAACCTTAACCCTTCACAAAGCTCAGGAACAAATTCTATGGCTTCAATAGAAGTTCCTATAAGCGGAACTCTTACTTCATCCGGGGAATCCCATACAATTCCGCCGGGTAGTACGCTCCTGATTGTTTCCAATCTTTCATATGTGAGCATTACTTTGGATGGTACCAGTGCTGTAAGACTGTATCTGGATCTTGCCAGTGCGCTGGCCACGTACACGGTAAGTATACAGCCTCCGCAAGGCTGGGTAGCTATTCTCAATGGAATTATTCAGTATTATCTGCAAGATGTATATACTGGAGGCTCCTATTATCTGGGAACAGTAAATATGGAAGGAGTTCCGGCCGCTGTGTTGCCTACAGGCAATGTGTATTTTGCTACCCAGCCTAATACATCTGATGCTTCCTCCAATATTCTGGCTCTGGTAGCCAATACAAGTACGGGATCTCCCGGTACACTCAACTTTGCCGGAGGGCCAGCTCTTTTACCTTCTGATCAGAGTGCAGCGCTTTATATCTCTAACCGCTGTATTCTTAATAATATGCTTTTGCCTGTACTGGCAACACAGCTAAATACAACAGCGGGTTCATTTACAGTAACGGGAAACTCAAGCACACCCTACACCGTAAGCCTCAATACCTCTGTAAAGCTGGATGGTGAATACAATCCTAAATTAACGAGTATGAACAATTACGTAAACAACAGTGGACAGATACAGTCTGATTACGGAGCGGTAGGCTATCCCATCTCCGCTTTTTCCAGTCTCATATGGATTAATGTGAGCGGACATATTTATCTGACGCCTACCTTATCCGGGCAAACGATCTCGTTTGGGGTTGATGCTCCGTCCGGAAGCGGTTCTGCTGCACTGAGCCCCGGAGGCTGGGCTATTGTCGGCGCACTTATTATTGCAACATTCGGCACCTTAGGGGCCTGTGTGGCTGCTGTTGTCGCTATTGTGGTGCCTATAGTGGTCACCCAGCTTAAATTTAATATCAGCATGTCTCAGGTAGGAGCCAATATCGGAAGTGCCTCCACTTCTTTCAATTGGCCTGCGGCTAGTATTGCTCCTTTAACAGGGGTTACACTTCCGGGCGATCTGATTCTGTATGTTGACCCTCAGGTATAG
- a CDS encoding helix-turn-helix domain-containing protein has translation MKQIIPTYDLHGITHHKFHVRRMDKRTQNAEDILMDKGIHRDSHYIFTCMESGHVRMMVDFKTVEAKDSTIFCVLPGQVHQGLFMKEVCGWFVAVKAELVPDPVRSFFDESLGEIQPLSMDKKRVRKINAAAGLLHDSYTSEMLSSKEGFLVVQSLLNAFLGMFVLMYSQNTISGASEESRALQLSRAFRILVRKDFKTMKSPSEYAEALHITRGYLTETVREATGKPAQHWIHQEILIEAKRLLVFTNLSVKEVAYELGYSDHTYFSRLFSKLEDQSPSEFRNRHQ, from the coding sequence ATGAAACAGATTATTCCAACCTATGATTTACACGGTATTACCCATCACAAATTCCATGTCAGAAGAATGGATAAAAGGACTCAGAATGCTGAGGATATCCTCATGGACAAAGGAATACACCGGGACAGTCATTATATTTTCACCTGCATGGAAAGCGGGCATGTGAGAATGATGGTTGATTTTAAAACTGTTGAAGCCAAAGATTCCACGATCTTCTGTGTACTGCCGGGGCAGGTTCATCAGGGACTTTTCATGAAAGAGGTCTGCGGATGGTTTGTAGCGGTAAAGGCAGAACTTGTTCCGGATCCGGTACGTTCGTTTTTTGATGAATCTCTGGGCGAAATACAGCCGCTTTCTATGGATAAAAAACGGGTCAGAAAGATCAATGCAGCGGCCGGTTTACTTCATGATTCCTATACCAGCGAAATGCTTTCCAGTAAAGAAGGCTTTCTGGTTGTTCAGTCATTGCTTAATGCTTTTCTGGGAATGTTTGTCCTGATGTATTCTCAAAATACGATTTCCGGTGCCTCGGAAGAAAGCCGGGCCTTACAACTGTCAAGAGCATTCAGGATTTTGGTTCGAAAAGATTTTAAAACCATGAAAAGTCCATCTGAATATGCAGAAGCCCTGCATATTACGAGAGGATATTTAACGGAAACTGTTCGTGAAGCTACCGGAAAACCTGCACAGCACTGGATTCATCAGGAAATTCTAATAGAAGCCAAGAGGCTTCTCGTCTTTACCAATCTGAGTGTAAAAGAGGTGGCATATGAACTGGGATATAGTGATCACACGTATTTCAGCCGTTTATTTTCCAAACTGGAAGACCAGTCTCCGTCAGAATTCAGAAATCGGCATCAATAG
- a CDS encoding siderophore-interacting protein → MPSLPKWINDTVENVWSSKFKECTVSHIEKITDDLCRIRFETDLQDVSYEPAYAIGIRINDRDFRNYSPFSFNREAGTFDVLFHLHDASSAGSHFIAQVAKGDSIKVLMPRGKQFFVPDAKIHFSVGDETSLGSSLSIKEAVEESGSLFICLHELEEASALERLNLYGYHCPKNNTMRMIEALNDFLQEEKETIYDNEVIFYLTGNGERMSLIRKFLKARGVSPKCIKSQAYWIEGKKGL, encoded by the coding sequence ATGCCAAGCCTTCCAAAATGGATCAATGACACAGTAGAAAATGTTTGGTCCTCAAAATTTAAAGAATGTACCGTCAGTCATATAGAAAAAATCACAGACGACCTTTGCCGCATACGTTTTGAAACGGATTTACAGGATGTTTCTTACGAACCCGCCTATGCCATAGGAATAAGAATCAACGACCGTGATTTCCGCAATTATTCTCCTTTCAGTTTCAACAGGGAAGCCGGAACGTTTGATGTTTTATTTCATCTTCACGATGCTTCATCAGCCGGAAGCCATTTTATAGCTCAGGTTGCAAAAGGGGATTCTATTAAGGTATTAATGCCTAGGGGGAAACAATTCTTTGTTCCTGATGCTAAAATTCATTTCTCTGTGGGAGATGAGACTTCTTTGGGAAGTTCACTTTCCATCAAAGAAGCAGTAGAAGAATCCGGTTCTTTATTCATTTGCCTTCATGAATTAGAGGAAGCTTCTGCTCTTGAAAGACTTAATTTATATGGCTATCACTGTCCTAAAAACAATACCATGAGAATGATTGAAGCTTTGAATGATTTTCTGCAAGAAGAAAAAGAAACCATCTATGATAATGAAGTCATTTTTTATCTCACCGGAAATGGGGAACGGATGTCATTAATCCGGAAATTCCTTAAGGCAAGAGGGGTTTCTCCCAAATGTATAAAATCACAGGCCTATTGGATTGAGGGTAAAAAGGGACTGTAA
- a CDS encoding NAD(P)H-dependent oxidoreductase — MKKIAIINGHPNQDSFNVGVVEAYRLGAVETGAEVKEIIISNLNFNPNLQFGYQKRMELEPDLMKAWEIIRWADHLVWVHPVWWGGFPALMKGFIDRLFLPGMAYKYRENSVWWDKLLKGKTARIITTLDQPGWYYRLFFGRPSVNQLRKSILEYCGVKPVKVTYIGIIRNSKDEQRHQWLNKAKELGKKLK, encoded by the coding sequence ATGAAAAAAATAGCCATTATCAACGGACATCCCAATCAAGACTCCTTCAATGTTGGAGTTGTGGAAGCATACCGTCTGGGAGCGGTGGAAACAGGAGCTGAGGTAAAAGAAATTATCATAAGTAACCTGAACTTTAATCCTAATTTACAATTTGGCTACCAGAAAAGAATGGAACTTGAACCAGATTTAATGAAAGCATGGGAGATTATCCGTTGGGCAGATCATTTGGTTTGGGTGCATCCTGTCTGGTGGGGTGGATTTCCTGCCCTGATGAAAGGATTCATAGATCGTCTTTTTTTACCGGGAATGGCTTATAAATACCGGGAAAATTCTGTCTGGTGGGACAAACTTTTAAAAGGAAAAACAGCCCGTATCATTACAACACTGGATCAGCCGGGCTGGTATTATCGTTTGTTTTTTGGCAGGCCCAGTGTTAACCAGCTTAGAAAATCCATACTTGAGTACTGCGGCGTAAAGCCAGTAAAGGTAACTTATATCGGAATTATCAGGAATTCTAAAGATGAGCAGCGGCATCAGTGGCTGAACAAAGCGAAGGAATTAGGAAAGAAACTGAAATAA
- a CDS encoding saccharopine dehydrogenase family protein — protein MEQNILIIGGNGLVGKTISRILTSRNPHLNVFIGGRKGGKSNQHIKIDVTDPSTFKVISDKKIHLIILSVNDKDDHILRFAIDHHIDYLDITKPTPALVKAYSIARKAPVNSRIVFSSGWMGGIVPGLVNTLSDSGDINEVKLFVYYSVKDLAGESSAHFMAENVAVPFVHYKNDKPVFIRHFLDTESFNFSYGIGKRNAYNFDVPDLYILNKVERISDVSVKMTYNSKFITWLLGSFQYLRIYNILSLKERKMIFGSSGNGDQAVFEIVIDDQSGQKKLSLQSLKGQAELTALSAVLHTEELLRNPHKNQVYFSHQLHEPLSLMAQLNAYDSININVTS, from the coding sequence ATGGAGCAAAATATTTTAATTATTGGAGGAAACGGATTGGTAGGAAAGACCATTTCCCGCATCCTTACATCAAGAAATCCTCATCTGAATGTATTTATTGGAGGAAGAAAGGGAGGAAAATCAAATCAGCATATAAAGATTGATGTTACAGATCCTTCCACTTTTAAAGTGATTTCTGACAAAAAAATACATCTCATTATTCTTTCAGTGAATGATAAAGACGATCATATCCTTCGTTTTGCCATTGATCATCACATAGATTATCTGGATATTACCAAACCAACTCCGGCATTGGTAAAGGCTTACAGCATTGCACGAAAAGCGCCGGTAAACAGTAGAATTGTCTTCAGTTCAGGCTGGATGGGCGGAATTGTTCCGGGCTTGGTCAATACCCTTTCGGATTCAGGGGATATTAATGAAGTAAAACTCTTTGTCTATTATTCTGTGAAAGATCTGGCAGGGGAGAGCTCGGCGCACTTTATGGCAGAAAATGTAGCGGTTCCTTTTGTTCATTACAAGAACGATAAACCCGTTTTTATCCGACATTTTTTAGATACAGAATCCTTCAATTTTTCTTATGGAATCGGGAAAAGAAATGCCTATAATTTTGATGTTCCGGATTTATATATTCTCAACAAAGTAGAAAGAATTTCTGATGTGAGTGTGAAAATGACGTATAATTCAAAATTCATTACCTGGCTGCTGGGATCCTTTCAATATCTCAGAATCTACAATATTTTATCGTTAAAAGAACGGAAAATGATTTTCGGATCAAGCGGAAACGGAGATCAGGCTGTTTTTGAAATTGTAATTGATGATCAGTCCGGACAAAAGAAACTGAGTCTTCAAAGTTTGAAAGGGCAGGCAGAGCTCACCGCTTTGTCCGCTGTATTGCACACTGAAGAACTCTTGAGGAATCCCCATAAAAATCAGGTGTATTTCAGCCATCAGCTGCATGAGCCGCTGTCATTAATGGCACAGCTTAATGCCTATGATTCTATCAACATTAACGTTACATCATGA
- a CDS encoding Crp/Fnr family transcriptional regulator: MIQDYFRSFNLFSENEIEGFLKFSEFRLVNKNDYFIQEGELCREVGLVKSGIFRSFYTSDEGKDMTYCFRFPNHMIAAYSSFISGCPSKENMQAITNAELIILKKEAVDELVQNNLNWTKFLKIIAEQEYLELETRFFQLQRDTAAQRYETLLKNHPDYIQNIPLQYLASYLGITQRHLSRIRKEISF; the protein is encoded by the coding sequence ATGATACAAGACTATTTTCGAAGCTTTAATTTGTTTTCAGAGAATGAAATTGAAGGATTTCTGAAATTTTCCGAGTTCAGACTCGTCAATAAAAATGATTACTTCATACAGGAAGGAGAGCTTTGCAGGGAAGTAGGATTGGTGAAGTCCGGGATCTTCCGTTCCTTTTACACCTCAGATGAAGGAAAAGATATGACCTATTGCTTCAGGTTTCCCAATCATATGATTGCGGCCTATTCTTCATTTATTTCAGGATGTCCCAGCAAAGAAAATATGCAGGCTATTACCAATGCAGAGCTGATTATCCTAAAAAAAGAAGCTGTAGATGAACTGGTGCAGAATAACCTTAACTGGACAAAATTTTTAAAGATCATTGCAGAACAGGAATATCTTGAACTTGAAACACGGTTTTTTCAGCTTCAGAGGGATACTGCGGCACAGCGATATGAAACATTATTGAAAAATCATCCTGATTATATTCAAAACATTCCCCTTCAGTATCTGGCTTCTTACCTTGGAATTACCCAACGTCACCTGAGCCGCATCAGAAAGGAAATTTCTTTTTAG